In one window of Henckelia pumila isolate YLH828 chromosome 1, ASM3356847v2, whole genome shotgun sequence DNA:
- the LOC140874800 gene encoding 5-formyltetrahydrofolate cyclo-ligase, mitochondrial isoform X1: MTHRCTLAAAPSPPLPTKTPVVFAPLLHLHLRSSATSTFANMSATNPATADLDTIFQLKKSLRLKIKKELKSMDPILRSQEDDAIQRIVLESPWFRTCKRLCAYITCAALREVDTSKLLSETLKGMCKDGQSQVRKTLYVPRVEDKNSHMKMLNISTMDDLIANSMNILEPAPLDAQGNELEDVMSANEPVDLFLLPGLAFDKSGRRLGRGGGYYDTFLTKYQALAEEHKWRRPLFIALSYSPQILEEGVIPITPNDVFVDALVSSSGVIPITPAASALCS; encoded by the exons ATGACCCACCGGTGCACGTTAGCGGCTGCCCCATCTCCACCACTGCCTACCAAGACACCTGTCGTTTTCGCCCCTCTTCTTCACCTCCACCTTCGCTCCTCCGCCACCTCAACCTTCGCCAACATGAGCGCCACCAATCCCGCGACCGCTGATTTGGATACCATTTTCCAGCTGAAGAAGTCCCTTCGTCTCAAGATTAAAAAGGAACTCAAGTCAATGGATCCCATCCTCAGATCTCAAGAAG ATGATGCGATACAGAGAATAGTGTTGGAGTCTCCATGGTTTAGGACGTGTAAAAGACTATGTGCTTATATAACTTGTGCGGCTTTACGAGAAGTGGATACTTCTAAACTCCTGTCAGAAACTCTGAAAGGCATGTGCAAAG ATGGTCAGTCACAGGTGAGAAAAACCCTGTATGTTCCGAGAGTAGAAGATAAGAATAGTCATATGAAGATGCTGAACATCTCTACTATGGATGACCTTATTGCGAATTCAATGAACATATTGGAACCAGCTCCCCTTGATGCTCAGGGAAACGAGCTAGAAGATG TCATGTCAGCTAATGAACCTGTAGACTTGTTCCTTTTACCTG GGCTTGCTTTTGACAAATCTGGCCGACGATTAGGCCGTGGTGGAGG TTACTACGATACATTCCTCACAAAATATCAAGCTCTCGCAGAGGAACACAAGTGGCGGAGACCATTATTCA TTGCTCTTTCTTATTCACCGCAAATACTGGAAGAAGGCGTGATACCAATCACTCCAAATGATGTTTTTGTGGATGCACTTGTGTCCTCCTCTGGTGTGATCCCCATTACTCCAGCTGCCAGTGCGCTCTGCTCCTGA
- the LOC140874800 gene encoding 5-formyltetrahydrofolate cyclo-ligase, mitochondrial isoform X2, protein MTHRCTLAAAPSPPLPTKTPVVFAPLLHLHLRSSATSTFANMSATNPATADLDTIFQLKKSLRLKIKKELKSMDPILRSQEDDAIQRIVLESPWFRTCKRLCAYITCAALREVDTSKLLSETLKDGQSQVRKTLYVPRVEDKNSHMKMLNISTMDDLIANSMNILEPAPLDAQGNELEDVMSANEPVDLFLLPGLAFDKSGRRLGRGGGYYDTFLTKYQALAEEHKWRRPLFIALSYSPQILEEGVIPITPNDVFVDALVSSSGVIPITPAASALCS, encoded by the exons ATGACCCACCGGTGCACGTTAGCGGCTGCCCCATCTCCACCACTGCCTACCAAGACACCTGTCGTTTTCGCCCCTCTTCTTCACCTCCACCTTCGCTCCTCCGCCACCTCAACCTTCGCCAACATGAGCGCCACCAATCCCGCGACCGCTGATTTGGATACCATTTTCCAGCTGAAGAAGTCCCTTCGTCTCAAGATTAAAAAGGAACTCAAGTCAATGGATCCCATCCTCAGATCTCAAGAAG ATGATGCGATACAGAGAATAGTGTTGGAGTCTCCATGGTTTAGGACGTGTAAAAGACTATGTGCTTATATAACTTGTGCGGCTTTACGAGAAGTGGATACTTCTAAACTCCTGTCAGAAACTCTGAAAG ATGGTCAGTCACAGGTGAGAAAAACCCTGTATGTTCCGAGAGTAGAAGATAAGAATAGTCATATGAAGATGCTGAACATCTCTACTATGGATGACCTTATTGCGAATTCAATGAACATATTGGAACCAGCTCCCCTTGATGCTCAGGGAAACGAGCTAGAAGATG TCATGTCAGCTAATGAACCTGTAGACTTGTTCCTTTTACCTG GGCTTGCTTTTGACAAATCTGGCCGACGATTAGGCCGTGGTGGAGG TTACTACGATACATTCCTCACAAAATATCAAGCTCTCGCAGAGGAACACAAGTGGCGGAGACCATTATTCA TTGCTCTTTCTTATTCACCGCAAATACTGGAAGAAGGCGTGATACCAATCACTCCAAATGATGTTTTTGTGGATGCACTTGTGTCCTCCTCTGGTGTGATCCCCATTACTCCAGCTGCCAGTGCGCTCTGCTCCTGA